Proteins encoded within one genomic window of Nitrospirota bacterium:
- a CDS encoding DUF2157 domain-containing protein, giving the protein MNYNEDYAGFLRKLRVEMGSWIEKGFISYEQRDKILSHYNTVSEVQTKAGSGRLITVVSVLGSILVGLGIILFVASNWHLIPKIGKLALLFSTMIGAYGAGYYMRYVRQNYVKVGASLIFLGTMAYGANIYLIAQIYNISVHYPNGELLWVLGTLPLAYLLRFRTILTLALVNLLIWLGMEASFWMREPQFFSSVTAFIPLYLSAGLTLTAVGLAHRGSERFSHFHGPYLWLGTIVTMSSWYIFTFGDMFRSDFSAPSLMLFYGGMLVIFACALTVAFLFDRQKKTTWFIAEAASLVFLMAVILLLAFNNPAIDEAAQGVARHYGSAIKSGVVTFLSLSSNLLFAAAIIGMIALGFARKAAFYINVGLLFFVLDVFARYFDFFWKMLPRSLFFVIGGLMLIFGSLLLERKRKRVLASFNMKEEL; this is encoded by the coding sequence ATGAACTATAACGAAGATTATGCCGGGTTCCTCAGGAAACTGCGGGTTGAAATGGGCTCATGGATAGAGAAGGGATTCATAAGCTATGAGCAGCGGGACAAGATCCTTTCCCACTACAATACTGTTTCAGAGGTCCAGACAAAGGCCGGTTCAGGCAGACTTATAACGGTGGTCTCTGTATTGGGATCAATCCTGGTTGGTCTCGGCATTATCCTTTTTGTCGCGTCGAACTGGCACCTCATCCCGAAGATCGGCAAGCTTGCACTCCTGTTCAGCACCATGATCGGGGCATACGGCGCAGGATATTACATGCGGTATGTCAGGCAGAATTATGTAAAGGTCGGCGCATCACTCATTTTCCTTGGCACCATGGCGTACGGCGCCAATATCTACCTGATAGCGCAGATCTATAATATAAGCGTTCATTATCCTAACGGCGAACTTCTCTGGGTCCTCGGTACGCTTCCGCTTGCCTATCTGCTCAGGTTCAGGACGATCCTGACCCTTGCTCTTGTCAACCTTCTCATCTGGCTCGGCATGGAAGCGAGCTTCTGGATGCGTGAACCGCAGTTCTTTTCTTCAGTAACAGCATTTATCCCTCTTTACCTGTCTGCAGGTCTCACGCTGACTGCCGTGGGGCTTGCCCACAGGGGCTCAGAACGCTTTTCCCATTTTCATGGTCCCTACCTCTGGCTCGGCACGATCGTGACCATGTCCTCATGGTATATCTTTACCTTTGGCGACATGTTCAGGTCTGACTTCAGCGCCCCTTCACTGATGCTGTTCTATGGCGGGATGCTCGTTATTTTTGCATGCGCCCTTACCGTTGCATTTCTGTTTGACCGGCAGAAAAAGACAACGTGGTTTATTGCAGAGGCTGCATCTCTTGTCTTTCTTATGGCGGTGATACTGCTACTTGCCTTCAATAATCCGGCGATCGATGAGGCTGCCCAGGGTGTTGCCAGGCATTATGGCTCAGCCATAAAAAGCGGTGTTGTGACTTTCCTCTCCCTGTCATCCAACCTCCTGTTTGCTGCTGCGATCATCGGCATGATAGCGCTCGGGTTTGCCAGAAAAGCGGCCTTCTATATCAATGTTGGCCTGCTTTTTTTCGTCCTGGACGTTTTTGCGAGGTATTTCGATTTCTTCTGGAAGATGCTGCCGCGGTCGCTCTTTTTTGTCATCGGCGGGCTTATGCTTATCTTCGGCAGTCTGCTTCTTGAGCGAAAACGCAAGCGGGTGCTTGCATCGTTCAATATGAAGGAGGAACTGTGA
- a CDS encoding YwbE family protein has translation MDGTRRSDIKPGLSVAVILKKDQRTGTLTKGMVKDILTNSPVHPHGIKVRLQSGEVGRVKEIMG, from the coding sequence ATGGACGGGACAAGACGCAGTGATATAAAGCCGGGCCTCAGCGTTGCGGTTATACTGAAAAAAGATCAGCGCACCGGCACGCTTACCAAAGGTATGGTGAAAGATATCCTGACGAATTCGCCGGTCCATCCCCATGGCATCAAGGTCCGCCTCCAGAGCGGGGAAGTGGGAAGAGTGAAAGAGATAATGGGGTGA
- a CDS encoding PilZ domain-containing protein, giving the protein MTPFSNMRRHRRFSVDVMDIKGNAVFASEVIINDISITGVSLVTDRKLDMGREYSLRILDNDLDLPVRGTVIWCMENESAGVADAYSHLKYAAGLQFADLPQEIVASLIKFISSHLIEKHRQVKVHEMSGLRCNIRFHVDAKEMAVLDVAETYRVKKLSLGGLLIESSHSFESDTRIHMGITLPGSMHLSFTGRVASCIVSPDTVSSFEVGVEFMEMSEPDRITLKEFIRRLYLEDAGFSVEGMIPEADK; this is encoded by the coding sequence ATGACACCATTCAGCAATATGAGGCGGCACAGGCGGTTCAGCGTAGATGTCATGGATATAAAGGGCAACGCAGTATTTGCCAGCGAAGTCATTATCAATGACATCAGCATTACCGGTGTTTCCCTGGTAACAGACCGGAAACTGGACATGGGCAGGGAATATTCTTTGAGGATCCTCGACAACGATCTTGATCTGCCTGTCCGGGGCACGGTTATCTGGTGCATGGAGAACGAGTCAGCAGGGGTTGCGGATGCGTACAGTCATCTGAAATATGCTGCAGGCCTGCAGTTCGCCGATCTTCCGCAGGAAATCGTTGCAAGCCTGATCAAGTTCATCTCTTCCCATCTCATCGAGAAGCACAGACAGGTGAAGGTGCATGAGATGAGCGGGCTCAGGTGCAACATCAGGTTCCATGTAGACGCAAAGGAGATGGCTGTGCTTGATGTTGCCGAGACATACAGGGTGAAAAAGCTGAGCCTCGGCGGTCTGCTGATAGAAAGCAGCCACAGCTTCGAGTCTGACACGAGGATACATATGGGGATAACCCTTCCGGGGAGCATGCATCTTTCATTCACCGGGAGGGTTGCATCCTGTATCGTATCTCCTGATACAGTCTCCAGCTTTGAGGTCGGCGTTGAATTCATGGAGATGTCCGAGCCTGACAGGATAACGCTGAAGGAGTTTATTCGCCGTCTCTATCTTGAGGATGCCGGTTTTTCTGTCGAAGGCATGATCCCGGAAGCTGACAAGTAA
- a CDS encoding sulfite exporter TauE/SafE family protein, which produces MNFFIGLVAGMFGGLVGLGGGVIMIPLMVGIRKLTQHKAHGTSLVALVFTGIAGAITYFLKGSVDGAASVLLAVTAVFTAREGAKFAHALPEWKLKRSFGGFLIVVSLLLLIKPHLPGLVLSTAGWYKAGILLLTGVFTGFLSGMMGVGGGTIMVPAMVLLAGMGQHISQGTSLLAMAPAGGVGAYTHWRLGNVEGGLLAGLIPGILIGTYLGGTLAHNLPEAALRIVFAAVLIWTGGRYLGAKAPAEKK; this is translated from the coding sequence ATGAATTTCTTTATCGGTCTTGTAGCAGGGATGTTCGGAGGATTGGTCGGCCTTGGCGGCGGGGTGATCATGATCCCGCTTATGGTCGGCATCAGAAAGCTTACCCAGCACAAGGCGCACGGCACCAGTCTTGTCGCACTCGTCTTCACCGGCATTGCAGGTGCAATAACCTATTTCCTGAAGGGTTCGGTTGATGGGGCTGCGTCTGTGCTCCTTGCCGTCACTGCTGTCTTCACGGCAAGAGAAGGCGCGAAGTTTGCCCATGCGCTGCCTGAATGGAAACTGAAGCGCTCTTTTGGCGGATTTCTGATCGTTGTCTCTCTCCTTCTGCTTATAAAGCCCCATCTGCCCGGTCTTGTGCTTTCGACCGCGGGTTGGTACAAAGCAGGCATACTTCTGCTTACCGGTGTTTTTACCGGTTTCCTTTCAGGTATGATGGGAGTCGGCGGCGGCACGATCATGGTACCGGCAATGGTCCTGCTTGCAGGGATGGGCCAGCATATAAGCCAGGGCACATCGCTTCTTGCCATGGCGCCGGCCGGCGGGGTTGGCGCCTATACGCACTGGAGGCTCGGGAATGTTGAGGGTGGACTGCTTGCAGGGCTCATTCCCGGAATTCTTATCGGCACGTACCTGGGCGGAACCCTTGCTCATAATCTGCCTGAAGCGGCTTTACGGATCGTTTTTGCTGCGGTCCTCATCTGGACAGGCGGCCGTTATCTGGGGGCAAAGGCTCCTGCAGAGAAAAAATAA
- a CDS encoding transglutaminase domain-containing protein, whose translation MGFCRHRPPLPSSPCQGEDGRGGLSALPDGSFQIALANPPTSADLAENGIEIVFTPAITAKVAELGYKPVKIYEWVRNNIEYVPTYGSIQGADMCLQTKLCNDFDTASLLISLLRVSGIHARYVYGTIELPIDKVKNWVGGFTDSNATLSLMATGGIPVGGITEDGKIVAVRKEHIWVEAFIDYFPMRGVRHKTGEGDTWIPLDASFKQYTYTSGMDIKSAVPFDAQSFVTQIQSTATINEQAGYVTNVNSLYIQQAMQDYQSRVQSYISQNHPNATVGDILGKKEIVKQEFSYLLGTLPYKKLVTGTKYSTLPDSLRHKASFSMLVNNLDYEMQITRSLPELAGKKITLSYSPATQADENVINSYLPKPHTDGTPIQPNELPSSLPAYLITLKPELRIDGVVMATGSPVTMGQDEFFNISISAPTTATHSISNKVTAGEFNAIALDIARITPEQMTALKTKLEVTKAKLETQNFTGLTKDDILGDLLYTTVLSYFAELDATDFVTAKTMGVISTRLPSVGRFFNSLAVDYIWGVPVKTSTSGLSMDIGLIRKLVKAPDGAKEKQIQFMLNSGMNSSALEHSVPEQLFSTLANPAQGISAVKALQLANDQGIPIYKIDQSNIAAILPQLQLSPDTITDIQNAVGAGKMVTVSKTNITFNGWTGCGYIITDPNTGAGAYMISGGMNGAMLLCALMIGSCAAVAAALLMIAVATVELVIYLLISLLVLLLALIVSILIAFGPFILQYLVLYSLCGPAATHEYIKCLLWMVGIHLGIDGVAALIKKLPSILAANAAKYLHHIGFYVAGGEIILCVKDLLLSCNDNR comes from the coding sequence ATGGGCTTCTGTCGCCATCGACCACCCCTCCCATCCTCCCCTTGCCAAGGGGAGGATGGGAGGGGTGGTCTTTCAGCCCTGCCTGACGGCAGCTTTCAGATCGCCCTTGCCAATCCACCCACATCAGCGGATCTTGCAGAAAATGGCATCGAAATTGTTTTTACCCCTGCCATAACTGCAAAAGTAGCAGAGCTTGGATACAAGCCCGTAAAGATCTACGAATGGGTAAGAAACAACATTGAATATGTGCCTACCTACGGCTCAATCCAGGGCGCAGACATGTGCCTCCAGACAAAGCTCTGTAACGATTTCGATACTGCAAGCTTGCTTATCTCACTGCTCAGAGTCTCCGGCATCCATGCCAGATACGTATACGGGACCATAGAGCTTCCAATAGACAAGGTCAAGAACTGGGTTGGTGGGTTTACGGACTCAAATGCTACGCTGTCCCTCATGGCAACAGGAGGGATACCGGTAGGCGGTATTACTGAAGACGGGAAGATCGTTGCTGTCAGAAAAGAGCACATATGGGTGGAGGCCTTTATCGATTACTTTCCTATGCGGGGAGTAAGGCACAAAACAGGAGAAGGTGATACCTGGATACCTCTTGATGCAAGTTTCAAGCAGTACACCTACACCTCAGGCATGGACATCAAGTCAGCGGTCCCATTTGACGCTCAGTCGTTTGTGACCCAGATACAGTCCACTGCCACAATCAACGAACAGGCCGGATACGTAACAAACGTAAATTCTCTTTATATCCAGCAGGCTATGCAGGACTACCAGTCAAGGGTGCAGAGCTACATCAGCCAGAACCACCCGAATGCTACAGTAGGAGATATCCTTGGCAAGAAAGAGATCGTCAAACAGGAGTTTTCTTATCTGCTCGGCACCCTGCCGTACAAGAAGTTAGTCACCGGCACAAAATACAGCACCCTGCCGGATAGTTTAAGGCATAAAGCATCATTCAGCATGCTGGTGAATAATCTCGATTACGAGATGCAGATAACCAGGAGTCTGCCTGAACTTGCTGGCAAGAAGATAACCCTGAGCTATTCACCGGCAACACAGGCTGACGAAAATGTAATCAACTCATACCTGCCGAAACCACATACGGACGGCACACCGATACAGCCGAACGAATTGCCCAGCTCCTTACCGGCTTATTTGATCACCCTCAAGCCCGAACTCCGGATAGACGGCGTAGTAATGGCAACTGGCAGCCCTGTAACCATGGGACAGGATGAGTTCTTCAATATCAGCATATCGGCACCTACAACTGCGACCCACAGCATAAGCAACAAGGTAACAGCCGGTGAATTCAACGCGATTGCATTGGACATCGCCAGGATCACCCCTGAACAGATGACGGCATTGAAGACAAAGCTCGAAGTGACAAAGGCGAAACTGGAAACACAGAACTTCACTGGGCTGACAAAGGATGATATTCTCGGAGATCTGCTCTATACAACTGTCCTTAGCTATTTTGCCGAGCTTGATGCTACGGATTTTGTGACGGCAAAGACTATGGGCGTCATATCGACACGACTTCCATCGGTTGGACGATTCTTTAACTCTCTGGCGGTCGATTACATTTGGGGTGTGCCGGTAAAAACATCGACGAGCGGACTGTCGATGGACATAGGCCTTATCAGGAAATTGGTCAAGGCACCGGATGGCGCGAAAGAAAAACAGATTCAGTTTATGCTCAATTCAGGCATGAACTCGTCAGCGCTTGAGCACTCTGTTCCTGAACAGTTATTCTCAACACTGGCTAATCCTGCTCAGGGAATATCAGCAGTCAAAGCTTTGCAGCTTGCCAATGATCAGGGTATACCGATCTACAAGATAGATCAGTCAAACATTGCAGCGATTCTGCCCCAGTTGCAGTTAAGCCCTGATACCATCACTGATATCCAAAATGCTGTCGGTGCAGGCAAGATGGTAACCGTCTCCAAAACTAATATTACATTCAACGGCTGGACGGGGTGCGGATATATCATTACTGATCCCAATACTGGCGCCGGTGCGTATATGATTAGTGGCGGGATGAACGGGGCGATGTTACTTTGTGCTCTGATGATAGGTAGCTGCGCAGCCGTAGCAGCCGCGCTTCTCATGATTGCTGTTGCAACAGTTGAGTTAGTTATTTATCTGCTCATTTCGCTCTTGGTATTGTTATTGGCTCTTATCGTATCTATATTAATTGCATTCGGCCCATTTATACTTCAGTATTTAGTTTTGTATAGTCTCTGCGGACCAGCAGCCACGCATGAATACATAAAGTGCTTGCTTTGGATGGTTGGTATACATCTTGGAATTGACGGGGTTGCGGCATTAATTAAGAAATTACCGAGTATTCTTGCTGCGAACGCAGCTAAATATCTTCATCATATCGGTTTTTATGTGGCGGGCGGTGAAATTATTCTGTGCGTAAAAGATTTGCTCCTATCATGTAATGACAATCGATAG
- a CDS encoding B12-binding domain-containing radical SAM protein: MKRRIYIISPCRKEDIWRKRRATFVLPQMSLAILAALTPDTYEVKVTDELVDDIDFDYPADLLAITTNSTNALRAYAVAGRFREKGSKIVMGGIHPSVMPDEVLTHADAILIGEAEEMWQKILDDYLSGRLEQLYRCTAYPAPESIPSGRWEVIHQKRYYVPRTFQTSRGCPYGCSFCSSTQFFGTKQRCRPIGNIISELKDYNRRLAVFVDDNIAGNSAYAKELFRALKPLKQRWVAQTSIDIARDNELLRLAAESGCAGLLIGFESVNAKNSTDVKKLRKAEQYAEHIREIRAAGIGVHGSFIFGFDHDTPDIFDSTVDFVMQNRLEVANFCKLTPFPGTRLFEEMSAEGRILHRNWEKYDRYNIVFSPKNISAEELHQKTLEAYMKIYSPGSILKRMPSRLQNILPYFAMNISYRLGSKRLRRS; the protein is encoded by the coding sequence GTGAAGAGGCGCATTTACATCATTTCTCCCTGCCGCAAGGAAGACATCTGGAGAAAACGCAGGGCAACCTTTGTGCTGCCGCAGATGTCTCTTGCAATACTCGCAGCGCTGACACCGGACACGTACGAGGTCAAGGTCACGGATGAGCTTGTTGATGACATTGATTTCGACTATCCGGCAGACCTTTTAGCAATAACGACCAATTCGACCAATGCCCTGCGTGCTTACGCGGTTGCAGGACGATTCAGGGAAAAGGGCTCGAAGATCGTCATGGGCGGCATCCATCCGTCGGTCATGCCTGATGAAGTGTTGACACATGCTGACGCCATTCTGATCGGCGAGGCAGAGGAGATGTGGCAAAAGATCCTCGATGACTACCTTTCGGGCCGTCTGGAGCAGCTCTACCGGTGTACAGCCTATCCGGCCCCTGAAAGCATCCCCTCCGGCAGATGGGAAGTGATCCATCAGAAACGCTACTATGTGCCGCGCACATTCCAGACATCACGCGGCTGCCCGTACGGCTGTTCCTTCTGTTCATCAACCCAGTTTTTCGGCACAAAACAGCGCTGCCGCCCGATCGGGAACATCATCTCGGAACTGAAGGATTACAACAGACGGCTTGCCGTATTCGTCGACGACAACATTGCGGGGAACAGTGCCTACGCCAAGGAACTCTTCAGGGCATTGAAACCCTTAAAGCAGAGATGGGTCGCTCAAACATCCATAGACATTGCACGGGACAATGAGCTGTTAAGGCTTGCAGCAGAAAGCGGCTGTGCCGGCCTGCTGATCGGCTTTGAGAGTGTCAATGCCAAAAACTCAACGGATGTAAAAAAACTGAGGAAGGCTGAACAGTACGCCGAGCATATCCGGGAGATCAGGGCAGCCGGCATCGGCGTGCATGGCTCATTCATATTCGGGTTCGACCACGATACACCTGATATCTTCGACAGCACCGTCGATTTCGTGATGCAGAACAGGCTCGAGGTTGCCAACTTCTGCAAGCTCACACCCTTCCCCGGGACAAGGCTTTTTGAAGAAATGTCGGCTGAGGGAAGGATCCTGCACCGGAACTGGGAAAAATACGACCGGTATAATATTGTTTTCAGTCCAAAGAACATCTCGGCAGAGGAACTGCACCAAAAGACCCTTGAGGCCTACATGAAGATCTATTCGCCCGGTTCGATACTGAAGAGAATGCCTTCAAGACTGCAGAACATCCTGCCCTATTTTGCGATGAACATCAGCTACCGGCTGGGATCAAAGCGTTTGAGAAGATCCTGA
- a CDS encoding PAS domain S-box protein, with amino-acid sequence MKISHRLISGNIVIIVLVIAIGIFGLLSRKDIVRSFESSEKHFRSIITAATEASSYAKRTEGHLILFLTLQNPEDRDKFYERHNSLLEEIKVMDLAVNVPVAREYVEKIKVDTARLLSAGESLLKAYDRDMAVSGRFSPSGHEAEIRAFNDITSSIRQNSVELAIAEAVLSEDAHRTALKKAASFQIYGFVIIFGGVIVALVLGYVLSRKIAQPILELKDNVAEVSRGNLDVTMNHASKDEIGELTDSFNMMTKALRDSQQGIISEKERLLVTLRSIGDGVITTDTDGRVVLVNTVAENLTGWKQQDAAGRPLQEIFHIMNEKTRELCENPVEKVMRTGKIVGPVDHTVIIGRNGVEKTIADSGAPILDESGKMIGAVLVFRDITEKQRMERELLKARNIESLGILAGGIAHDFNNILVGILGNISLAKRKLEREEKEKIMDRLTGVEHAAIRAKELAHQLLTFSKGGEPLLKTTSINGLIMDSAKFVLAGSNVICSFLFPDDLWLVDIDRGQLSQVIHNLIINAKWAMPEGGKIEIQAENIVIDERSAAPVPLPAGSYIRISLQDEGIGIPVENLHKIFDPYFTTRGKGSGLGLATAYSIMKRHQGLITAEPAAEQGTTFHLYLPASDKPVSAEIGQVIFEAGKGKVLLMDDDEIVRDVTQAMLVDLGYETVLSKNGTEAVARYQEARRSGQPFAAIILDLTIPGGMGGQETLQEILKIDPDVRAIVASGYSEDPVMAEFGRYGFRDVLKKPFGLQEIGSALQKVMG; translated from the coding sequence ATGAAGATAAGCCACCGACTGATCTCAGGTAATATCGTTATCATCGTTCTGGTCATTGCTATCGGCATTTTCGGTCTTCTTTCGAGGAAAGATATTGTACGGTCTTTCGAAAGCTCAGAGAAACATTTCAGGAGCATCATTACCGCTGCGACCGAAGCCTCAAGCTATGCGAAAAGAACGGAAGGCCATCTTATCCTTTTTCTGACCCTCCAAAACCCGGAAGACAGAGATAAATTCTACGAACGCCACAATTCACTTCTCGAAGAGATCAAGGTAATGGACCTTGCGGTTAACGTGCCGGTTGCAAGAGAATACGTCGAGAAGATCAAGGTCGACACAGCCAGGCTCCTTTCCGCAGGAGAATCTCTGCTGAAGGCTTATGACCGCGATATGGCCGTCTCCGGGCGCTTCAGCCCTTCAGGGCACGAGGCAGAGATAAGGGCCTTTAATGATATTACTTCTTCAATACGGCAGAACAGTGTTGAACTTGCAATTGCCGAGGCCGTTTTGAGCGAGGATGCCCACAGGACAGCGCTGAAAAAAGCCGCCTCCTTCCAGATATACGGCTTTGTTATCATCTTCGGCGGGGTCATTGTGGCACTGGTCCTGGGCTATGTGCTTTCGCGGAAGATAGCACAGCCCATTTTAGAGCTGAAGGACAATGTTGCTGAAGTATCCAGAGGGAACCTCGATGTGACCATGAACCATGCATCGAAAGACGAAATAGGCGAACTCACCGACTCTTTCAACATGATGACAAAGGCGCTGAGGGATTCGCAGCAGGGGATCATCTCGGAAAAAGAACGTCTCCTGGTAACGCTCCGTTCGATCGGGGACGGCGTTATAACCACGGATACTGACGGCCGTGTTGTCCTCGTAAACACCGTGGCAGAAAACCTCACCGGCTGGAAGCAGCAGGACGCCGCAGGCAGACCCCTGCAGGAGATCTTTCATATCATGAATGAAAAGACCCGCGAACTCTGCGAAAACCCTGTCGAAAAGGTCATGAGGACAGGGAAGATCGTTGGGCCTGTTGACCACACGGTCATCATCGGAAGAAACGGCGTTGAGAAGACCATCGCTGACAGCGGGGCACCGATTCTCGATGAGAGCGGGAAGATGATCGGCGCAGTCCTGGTATTCCGTGATATTACCGAAAAGCAAAGGATGGAAAGAGAGCTGTTAAAGGCAAGAAATATAGAATCCCTCGGTATTCTTGCGGGCGGCATAGCCCACGACTTCAATAATATCCTGGTCGGCATCCTCGGCAACATCTCTCTGGCAAAAAGGAAACTTGAAAGAGAAGAAAAAGAAAAGATCATGGACAGACTGACCGGCGTTGAGCATGCCGCGATCCGTGCAAAGGAACTGGCCCATCAGCTGCTTACGTTCTCAAAGGGAGGAGAGCCTTTGCTGAAGACAACGTCAATCAACGGATTGATCATGGACTCCGCGAAATTCGTGCTGGCAGGCTCTAATGTAATATGCAGCTTCCTGTTCCCTGACGATCTCTGGCTGGTCGATATCGACAGGGGCCAGTTAAGCCAGGTCATCCATAACCTGATCATTAATGCAAAATGGGCCATGCCCGAAGGCGGGAAGATAGAGATACAGGCAGAAAATATCGTTATCGATGAGAGATCAGCAGCACCGGTGCCCCTGCCTGCCGGCAGTTATATAAGGATCTCACTGCAAGATGAGGGGATCGGCATACCAGTTGAAAATCTCCATAAAATATTCGATCCTTATTTTACCACCCGGGGGAAGGGGTCCGGCCTCGGCCTCGCAACCGCATACTCGATCATGAAAAGGCATCAGGGCCTCATCACCGCTGAACCTGCAGCCGAACAGGGTACCACGTTCCATCTCTATCTGCCGGCATCCGACAAGCCGGTAAGTGCCGAGATCGGGCAAGTCATATTCGAGGCCGGCAAAGGAAAGGTCCTGCTTATGGACGATGACGAGATCGTCAGGGATGTCACACAGGCAATGCTTGTCGATCTGGGCTATGAAACAGTTCTTTCAAAGAACGGCACAGAGGCGGTCGCACGGTATCAGGAGGCCAGGAGATCAGGTCAGCCCTTTGCAGCGATCATTCTTGACCTGACGATCCCGGGCGGGATGGGAGGGCAGGAGACCCTGCAGGAAATTCTTAAGATCGACCCGGACGTCAGGGCCATAGTCGCAAGCGGGTATTCAGAAGATCCGGTAATGGCCGAATTCGGCAGATACGGCTTCAGGGATGTTCTCAAAAAACCCTTTGGCCTGCAGGAGATCGGCAGCGCCCTGCAGAAGGTCATGGGCTGA
- a CDS encoding radical SAM protein gives MLKTLKPFLISRFLYGLVQVMALSSKNALISYLNIAEKATTRDHYKRAIRSIREMWRNGHPTLNVAMKVLRNTSPRHKKQIIRCFIMNQLLVGSTKRKAFSDGAGGFYPPGLLVISPSMKCNLNCFGCYAGMYKKDEDLPYEVIDRVLTEAKEMGVYFIVVSGGEPFFRKDLLDLFEKHNDMAFHVFTHGGLLDEKLVARLAELGNVLPAISVEGFKEETDKRRGEGHYERVLKAMKLLKEAGVLFGYSATMTRQNADIMVSDKFVDHWMAQGTTVGWYFLYTPVGREPNWDLVPTPEQREMLRARVAYFRSCKEMLFGDFWNDGPVVGGCIAGGRKYFHINSKGDVEPCVFCHFALHNIKNVSLQEAVTSPLFKKIQSYQKTHENKLRPCMIIDHPNVYRDVCKMPGVYFTHQGAENIVEGFAEKIDDYSVEWGKLADKAWEENYQKKDQ, from the coding sequence ATGTTGAAGACACTGAAACCATTCCTCATCTCGCGGTTCCTGTACGGCCTTGTACAGGTGATGGCGCTCAGCAGCAAGAATGCGCTGATCTCATATCTGAACATTGCAGAGAAGGCGACGACGCGCGACCATTACAAGCGCGCTATCAGGTCCATACGGGAAATGTGGCGGAACGGCCATCCTACTCTGAACGTTGCGATGAAGGTGTTGCGCAACACCAGTCCGCGCCACAAGAAGCAGATCATCCGGTGCTTTATCATGAACCAGCTTCTGGTGGGCAGCACCAAACGCAAGGCCTTTTCGGACGGCGCCGGAGGGTTCTATCCGCCCGGACTTCTGGTGATCAGCCCTTCCATGAAATGCAATCTGAACTGCTTTGGCTGCTATGCAGGCATGTACAAAAAGGACGAAGACCTTCCCTATGAGGTGATCGACCGCGTGCTGACCGAGGCAAAGGAGATGGGCGTTTACTTTATCGTCGTCTCCGGCGGAGAGCCGTTCTTCAGAAAAGACCTGCTCGACCTCTTTGAGAAACATAATGATATGGCATTCCATGTCTTTACCCACGGCGGTCTGCTTGACGAGAAGCTCGTTGCGAGACTTGCAGAACTCGGCAATGTGCTGCCTGCCATCAGTGTTGAGGGATTTAAGGAAGAGACGGACAAACGCAGGGGCGAGGGCCACTATGAGCGGGTACTGAAGGCGATGAAGCTCCTGAAGGAAGCAGGCGTGCTCTTCGGCTATTCAGCGACCATGACACGGCAGAATGCGGATATTATGGTGTCTGACAAGTTCGTGGACCACTGGATGGCACAGGGCACAACAGTAGGCTGGTATTTCCTGTACACGCCGGTCGGCAGGGAGCCGAACTGGGACCTGGTGCCGACGCCCGAGCAGCGCGAGATGCTGCGGGCGCGCGTGGCCTATTTCCGGTCCTGCAAGGAGATGCTGTTCGGCGATTTCTGGAATGACGGGCCTGTGGTGGGAGGCTGCATTGCCGGAGGCAGAAAGTATTTTCATATCAATTCAAAGGGAGATGTCGAGCCCTGCGTCTTCTGTCATTTTGCGCTTCACAATATCAAGAACGTGAGTCTGCAGGAGGCGGTCACCTCACCGCTCTTCAAGAAGATCCAGTCATATCAGAAGACGCATGAAAATAAACTCAGGCCCTGCATGATCATTGACCATCCCAATGTGTACCGCGATGTCTGCAAGATGCCGGGTGTCTATTTCACGCATCAGGGAGCGGAGAACATTGTTGAAGGGTTCGCTGAAAAGATTGATGACTATTCGGTCGAATGGGGCAAGCTTGCTGATAAGGCCTGGGAAGAGAACTATCAGAAGAAGGATCAGTAA